A single Callithrix jacchus isolate 240 chromosome 4, calJac240_pri, whole genome shotgun sequence DNA region contains:
- the H1-6 gene encoding histone H1t, with translation MSETVPAAPPDSVPATMERPLAKTRGKTSAAFTVASRKAPNLSVSKLITEALSVSQERVGMSLAALKKSLAAAGYDVEKNNSRIKLSLKSLVNKGILVQTRGTGASGSFKLSKQVAPKSTRSKAKKSASAKTKKLPLSTDSKSPKTAKTSKKAEKPRATVPKKAVRNGRKPKGAKGKQQPKSPVKARAGKPKLTPRHKTNVRKATSKK, from the coding sequence ATGTCTGAAACCGTACCTGCAGCTCCTCCCGATTCTGTTCCAGCAACTATGGAGAGGCCTCTAGCCAAGACGCGAGGGAAAACATCTGCTGCCTTCACAGTTGCAAGCCGCAAAGCGCCCAACCTCTCTGTGTCCAAGTTGATCACCGAGGCCCTTTCGGTGTCACAGGAAAGAGTAGGTATGTCACTGGCTGCACTCAAGAAGTCACTGGCTGCTGCTGGCTATGACGTGGAGAAGAATAACAGCCGCATTAAACTGTCCCTCAAAAGCTTAGTGAACAAGGGAATCTTGGTACAAACCAGGGGTACTGGTGCCTCCGGTTCCTTTAAGCTCAGTAAGCAGGTCGCTCCTAAATCTACCAGGAGTAAGGCCAAAAAGTCTGCTTCTGCCAAGACCAAGAAGCTGCCTTTATCCACGGACTCCAAGTCGCCAAAGACCGCTAAAACCAGTAAGAAAGCCGAGAAGCCGAGGGCGACAGTTCCTAAAAAGGCTGTTAGAAACGGGAGAAAGCCTAAAGGAGCCAAGGGTAAGCAACAGCCGAAGAGCCCAGTGAAGGCAAGGGCTGGAAAGCCAAAATTGACCCCACGACATAAAACTAATGTTAGAAAGGCCACATCTAAGAAGTAA
- the LOC100400975 gene encoding histone H4, translating into MSGRGKGGKGLGKGGAKRHRKVLRDNIQGITKPAIRRLARRGGVKRISGLIYEETRGVLKVFLENVIRDAVTYTEHAKRKTVTAMDVVYALKRQGRTLYGFGG; encoded by the coding sequence ATGTCTGGTCGCGGCAAAGGCGGTAAAGGTTTGGGGAAGGGTGGCGCTAAGCGACATCGTAAGGTCCTCCGGGACAACATCCAGGGCATTACAAAACCGGCTATTCGCCGATTGGCGCGGCGCGGTGGCGTCAAGCGCATTTCTGGTCTCATTTATGAGGAGACTCGAGGTGTGCTTAAAGTTTTCCTGGAAAACGTCATTCGAGATGCTGTCACTTACACGGAGCACGCGAAACGCAAGACTGTCACGGCCATGGATGTCGTATATGCTCTAAAACGTCAGGGGCGCACTCTGTATGGTTTCGGCGGCTGA
- the HFE gene encoding hereditary hemochromatosis protein isoform X2: MSPRARPALLLLMLLQTAVPQGRLLRSHSLHYLFMGASEQDLGLSLFEALGYVDDQLFVFYDHESRRVEPRTPWVSSRTSSQMWLQLSQSLKGWDHMFTVDFWTIMDNHNHSKESHTLQVILGCEMQEDNSTKGFWKYGYDGQDHLEFCSDTLDWRAAEPRAWPTKLEWEAHKIRARQNRAYLERDCPAQLQQLLELGRGVLDQQVRPLVKVTHHVTSSVTTLRCRALNFYPRNITMKWLKDRQPLNAEEAEPKDVLPNGDGTYQGWIALAVPAGEEQRYTCQVEHPGLDQPLLAIWEPSHSGTLIAAVVTGIAVCVIILLIGILFIILRKRQASRGAVGQYVLAECE; encoded by the exons ATGAGCCCGCGAGCCAGGCCGGCGCTTCTCCTCCTGATGCTTTTGCAGACCGCGGTCCCGCAGGGGCGCCTGCTGC gttcaCACTCTCTGCACTACCTCTTCATGGGCGCCTCAGAGCAGGACCTTGGTCTTTCATTGTTTGAAGCTTTGGGCTACGTGGATGACCAGCTGTTCGTGTTCTATGATCATGAGAGTCGCCGTGTGGAGCCCCGAACTCCATGGGTTTCCAGTAGAACTTCAAGTCAGATGTGGCTACAGCTGAGTCAGAGTCTGAAAGGGTGGGATCACATGTTCACTGTTGACTTCTGGACTATTATGGACAATCACAACCACAGCAAGG AGTCCCACACCCTGCAGGTGATCCTGGGCTGCGAAATGCAAGAGGACAACAGCACCAAGGGCTTCTGGAAGTATGGGTATGATGGGCAGGACCACCTTGAATTCTGCTCTGACACGCTGGATTGGAGAGCAGcagagcccagggcctggcccacCAAGCTGGAGTGGGAAGCGCACAAGATTCGGGCCAGGCAGAACAGGGCCTACCTCGAGAGGGACTGCCCTGCACAGTTGCAGCAGTTGCTAGAACtggggagaggtgttctggacCAGCAAG TGCGTCCTTTGGTGAAGGTGACACATCACGTGACCTCTTCAGTGACCACTCTACGATGTCGGGCCCTGAACTTCTACCCCCGGAACATCACCATGAAGTGGCTAAAGGATAGGCAGCCACTGAATGCCGAGGAGGCTGAACCTAAAGACGTGTTGCCCAATGGGGATGGGACCTACCAGGGCTGGATAGCCTTGGCTGTACCCGCTGGGGAAGAGCAGAGATATACATGCCAGGTGGAGCACCCGGGCCTGGATCAGCCCCTCCTTGCCATCTGGG agccCTCGCACTCTGGCACCCTCATCGCTGCAGTCGTCACTGGAATTGCTGTTTGTGTCATCATCTTGTTAATTGGAATTTTGTTCATAATCTTAAGGAAGCGGCAGGCTTCAA GAGGAGCCGTGGGGCAATACGTCTTAGCCGAATGTGAGTGA
- the HFE gene encoding hereditary hemochromatosis protein isoform X5 has product MSPRARPALLLLMLLQTAVPQGRLLRSHSLHYLFMGASEQDLGLSLFEALGYVDDQLFVFYDHESRRVEPRTPWVSSRTSSQMWLQLSQSLKGWDHMFTVDFWTIMDNHNHSKVRPLVKVTHHVTSSVTTLRCRALNFYPRNITMKWLKDRQPLNAEEAEPKDVLPNGDGTYQGWIALAVPAGEEQRYTCQVEHPGLDQPLLAIWEPSHSGTLIAAVVTGIAVCVIILLIGILFIILRKRQASRGAVGQYVLAECE; this is encoded by the exons ATGAGCCCGCGAGCCAGGCCGGCGCTTCTCCTCCTGATGCTTTTGCAGACCGCGGTCCCGCAGGGGCGCCTGCTGC gttcaCACTCTCTGCACTACCTCTTCATGGGCGCCTCAGAGCAGGACCTTGGTCTTTCATTGTTTGAAGCTTTGGGCTACGTGGATGACCAGCTGTTCGTGTTCTATGATCATGAGAGTCGCCGTGTGGAGCCCCGAACTCCATGGGTTTCCAGTAGAACTTCAAGTCAGATGTGGCTACAGCTGAGTCAGAGTCTGAAAGGGTGGGATCACATGTTCACTGTTGACTTCTGGACTATTATGGACAATCACAACCACAGCAAGG TGCGTCCTTTGGTGAAGGTGACACATCACGTGACCTCTTCAGTGACCACTCTACGATGTCGGGCCCTGAACTTCTACCCCCGGAACATCACCATGAAGTGGCTAAAGGATAGGCAGCCACTGAATGCCGAGGAGGCTGAACCTAAAGACGTGTTGCCCAATGGGGATGGGACCTACCAGGGCTGGATAGCCTTGGCTGTACCCGCTGGGGAAGAGCAGAGATATACATGCCAGGTGGAGCACCCGGGCCTGGATCAGCCCCTCCTTGCCATCTGGG agccCTCGCACTCTGGCACCCTCATCGCTGCAGTCGTCACTGGAATTGCTGTTTGTGTCATCATCTTGTTAATTGGAATTTTGTTCATAATCTTAAGGAAGCGGCAGGCTTCAA GAGGAGCCGTGGGGCAATACGTCTTAGCCGAATGTGAGTGA
- the HFE gene encoding hereditary hemochromatosis protein isoform X4, translating to MGASEQDLGLSLFEALGYVDDQLFVFYDHESRRVEPRTPWVSSRTSSQMWLQLSQSLKGWDHMFTVDFWTIMDNHNHSKESHTLQVILGCEMQEDNSTKGFWKYGYDGQDHLEFCSDTLDWRAAEPRAWPTKLEWEAHKIRARQNRAYLERDCPAQLQQLLELGRGVLDQQVRPLVKVTHHVTSSVTTLRCRALNFYPRNITMKWLKDRQPLNAEEAEPKDVLPNGDGTYQGWIALAVPAGEEQRYTCQVEHPGLDQPLLAIWEPSHSGTLIAAVVTGIAVCVIILLIGILFIILRKRQASRGAVGQYVLAECE from the exons ATGGGCGCCTCAGAGCAGGACCTTGGTCTTTCATTGTTTGAAGCTTTGGGCTACGTGGATGACCAGCTGTTCGTGTTCTATGATCATGAGAGTCGCCGTGTGGAGCCCCGAACTCCATGGGTTTCCAGTAGAACTTCAAGTCAGATGTGGCTACAGCTGAGTCAGAGTCTGAAAGGGTGGGATCACATGTTCACTGTTGACTTCTGGACTATTATGGACAATCACAACCACAGCAAGG AGTCCCACACCCTGCAGGTGATCCTGGGCTGCGAAATGCAAGAGGACAACAGCACCAAGGGCTTCTGGAAGTATGGGTATGATGGGCAGGACCACCTTGAATTCTGCTCTGACACGCTGGATTGGAGAGCAGcagagcccagggcctggcccacCAAGCTGGAGTGGGAAGCGCACAAGATTCGGGCCAGGCAGAACAGGGCCTACCTCGAGAGGGACTGCCCTGCACAGTTGCAGCAGTTGCTAGAACtggggagaggtgttctggacCAGCAAG TGCGTCCTTTGGTGAAGGTGACACATCACGTGACCTCTTCAGTGACCACTCTACGATGTCGGGCCCTGAACTTCTACCCCCGGAACATCACCATGAAGTGGCTAAAGGATAGGCAGCCACTGAATGCCGAGGAGGCTGAACCTAAAGACGTGTTGCCCAATGGGGATGGGACCTACCAGGGCTGGATAGCCTTGGCTGTACCCGCTGGGGAAGAGCAGAGATATACATGCCAGGTGGAGCACCCGGGCCTGGATCAGCCCCTCCTTGCCATCTGGG agccCTCGCACTCTGGCACCCTCATCGCTGCAGTCGTCACTGGAATTGCTGTTTGTGTCATCATCTTGTTAATTGGAATTTTGTTCATAATCTTAAGGAAGCGGCAGGCTTCAA GAGGAGCCGTGGGGCAATACGTCTTAGCCGAATGTGAGTGA
- the HFE gene encoding hereditary hemochromatosis protein isoform X3, whose amino-acid sequence MKAVEGSHSLHYLFMGASEQDLGLSLFEALGYVDDQLFVFYDHESRRVEPRTPWVSSRTSSQMWLQLSQSLKGWDHMFTVDFWTIMDNHNHSKESHTLQVILGCEMQEDNSTKGFWKYGYDGQDHLEFCSDTLDWRAAEPRAWPTKLEWEAHKIRARQNRAYLERDCPAQLQQLLELGRGVLDQQVRPLVKVTHHVTSSVTTLRCRALNFYPRNITMKWLKDRQPLNAEEAEPKDVLPNGDGTYQGWIALAVPAGEEQRYTCQVEHPGLDQPLLAIWEPSHSGTLIAAVVTGIAVCVIILLIGILFIILRKRQASRGAVGQYVLAECE is encoded by the exons ATGAAGGCTGTGGAAG gttcaCACTCTCTGCACTACCTCTTCATGGGCGCCTCAGAGCAGGACCTTGGTCTTTCATTGTTTGAAGCTTTGGGCTACGTGGATGACCAGCTGTTCGTGTTCTATGATCATGAGAGTCGCCGTGTGGAGCCCCGAACTCCATGGGTTTCCAGTAGAACTTCAAGTCAGATGTGGCTACAGCTGAGTCAGAGTCTGAAAGGGTGGGATCACATGTTCACTGTTGACTTCTGGACTATTATGGACAATCACAACCACAGCAAGG AGTCCCACACCCTGCAGGTGATCCTGGGCTGCGAAATGCAAGAGGACAACAGCACCAAGGGCTTCTGGAAGTATGGGTATGATGGGCAGGACCACCTTGAATTCTGCTCTGACACGCTGGATTGGAGAGCAGcagagcccagggcctggcccacCAAGCTGGAGTGGGAAGCGCACAAGATTCGGGCCAGGCAGAACAGGGCCTACCTCGAGAGGGACTGCCCTGCACAGTTGCAGCAGTTGCTAGAACtggggagaggtgttctggacCAGCAAG TGCGTCCTTTGGTGAAGGTGACACATCACGTGACCTCTTCAGTGACCACTCTACGATGTCGGGCCCTGAACTTCTACCCCCGGAACATCACCATGAAGTGGCTAAAGGATAGGCAGCCACTGAATGCCGAGGAGGCTGAACCTAAAGACGTGTTGCCCAATGGGGATGGGACCTACCAGGGCTGGATAGCCTTGGCTGTACCCGCTGGGGAAGAGCAGAGATATACATGCCAGGTGGAGCACCCGGGCCTGGATCAGCCCCTCCTTGCCATCTGGG agccCTCGCACTCTGGCACCCTCATCGCTGCAGTCGTCACTGGAATTGCTGTTTGTGTCATCATCTTGTTAATTGGAATTTTGTTCATAATCTTAAGGAAGCGGCAGGCTTCAA GAGGAGCCGTGGGGCAATACGTCTTAGCCGAATGTGAGTGA
- the HFE gene encoding hereditary hemochromatosis protein isoform X1: MLPFNYLTIPVKSGLSMFNHSPGDPSAVKFVKHLSENSIMKAVEGSHSLHYLFMGASEQDLGLSLFEALGYVDDQLFVFYDHESRRVEPRTPWVSSRTSSQMWLQLSQSLKGWDHMFTVDFWTIMDNHNHSKESHTLQVILGCEMQEDNSTKGFWKYGYDGQDHLEFCSDTLDWRAAEPRAWPTKLEWEAHKIRARQNRAYLERDCPAQLQQLLELGRGVLDQQVRPLVKVTHHVTSSVTTLRCRALNFYPRNITMKWLKDRQPLNAEEAEPKDVLPNGDGTYQGWIALAVPAGEEQRYTCQVEHPGLDQPLLAIWEPSHSGTLIAAVVTGIAVCVIILLIGILFIILRKRQASRGAVGQYVLAECE, translated from the exons ATGCTACCGTTTAACTACCTAACAATACCCGTTAAATCAGGCCTCAGTATGTTTAATCATTCTCCAGGTGATCCCAGTGCTGTCAAGTTTGTGAAACACTTGTCGGAGAATTCCATCATGAAGGCTGTGGAAG gttcaCACTCTCTGCACTACCTCTTCATGGGCGCCTCAGAGCAGGACCTTGGTCTTTCATTGTTTGAAGCTTTGGGCTACGTGGATGACCAGCTGTTCGTGTTCTATGATCATGAGAGTCGCCGTGTGGAGCCCCGAACTCCATGGGTTTCCAGTAGAACTTCAAGTCAGATGTGGCTACAGCTGAGTCAGAGTCTGAAAGGGTGGGATCACATGTTCACTGTTGACTTCTGGACTATTATGGACAATCACAACCACAGCAAGG AGTCCCACACCCTGCAGGTGATCCTGGGCTGCGAAATGCAAGAGGACAACAGCACCAAGGGCTTCTGGAAGTATGGGTATGATGGGCAGGACCACCTTGAATTCTGCTCTGACACGCTGGATTGGAGAGCAGcagagcccagggcctggcccacCAAGCTGGAGTGGGAAGCGCACAAGATTCGGGCCAGGCAGAACAGGGCCTACCTCGAGAGGGACTGCCCTGCACAGTTGCAGCAGTTGCTAGAACtggggagaggtgttctggacCAGCAAG TGCGTCCTTTGGTGAAGGTGACACATCACGTGACCTCTTCAGTGACCACTCTACGATGTCGGGCCCTGAACTTCTACCCCCGGAACATCACCATGAAGTGGCTAAAGGATAGGCAGCCACTGAATGCCGAGGAGGCTGAACCTAAAGACGTGTTGCCCAATGGGGATGGGACCTACCAGGGCTGGATAGCCTTGGCTGTACCCGCTGGGGAAGAGCAGAGATATACATGCCAGGTGGAGCACCCGGGCCTGGATCAGCCCCTCCTTGCCATCTGGG agccCTCGCACTCTGGCACCCTCATCGCTGCAGTCGTCACTGGAATTGCTGTTTGTGTCATCATCTTGTTAATTGGAATTTTGTTCATAATCTTAAGGAAGCGGCAGGCTTCAA GAGGAGCCGTGGGGCAATACGTCTTAGCCGAATGTGAGTGA